In Natrinema sp. SYSU A 869, the following proteins share a genomic window:
- a CDS encoding alpha/beta hydrolase: protein MGTVTSTDGTEIAFERTGSGPPLVLVHGGACDHRFWDLSNIRSTFAEQYTVYPMDCRVVGKSDDAAEYELEREFEDVAAVVDHLDESVTLLGHSSGALLSLEAALRINDLHKLVLYEPPIPVGNHELYSEEALAEMKRLLDEGKNEQVLVLFLREIAQSTPEEIDAQRSAPDWQDLVGAAHVWPRSVQAVGEYEFDAARFADLTTPTVLLTGSEGPPFLKDATERVNDVLPNSRIITFDGHAHEAMLTAPDRFIEEVLVFTLESN from the coding sequence ATGGGAACAGTCACGTCTACTGATGGGACCGAGATCGCCTTCGAACGGACGGGGAGCGGGCCACCACTCGTGCTCGTCCACGGAGGTGCCTGCGATCACCGGTTCTGGGACCTCTCCAACATCCGTTCCACTTTCGCAGAACAGTACACGGTCTATCCGATGGATTGCCGTGTTGTTGGCAAAAGTGACGACGCCGCCGAGTACGAACTGGAACGGGAGTTCGAGGACGTGGCTGCGGTCGTCGATCACCTCGACGAATCGGTGACGCTCCTCGGGCACTCCTCCGGGGCGCTCTTATCGCTGGAGGCGGCCCTGCGTATCAATGATCTCCACAAACTCGTTCTGTACGAACCGCCGATTCCGGTCGGCAACCACGAACTCTACTCCGAGGAGGCGCTCGCGGAGATGAAGCGCCTGCTGGACGAGGGGAAGAACGAACAGGTGCTCGTGCTATTCCTCCGAGAAATTGCTCAGTCTACGCCGGAGGAAATTGACGCGCAGCGCTCGGCACCGGACTGGCAAGACCTCGTGGGCGCGGCCCACGTCTGGCCGCGCAGCGTGCAAGCGGTCGGCGAGTACGAGTTCGATGCGGCCCGATTTGCAGACTTGACCACGCCGACCGTGTTATTGACCGGCAGTGAGGGTCCACCGTTCTTGAAAGACGCCACGGAACGGGTCAACGATGTGCTTCCGAACAGCCGGATCATTACCTTCGATGGGCACGCGCATGAGGCGATGCTCACCGCACCGGACCGCTTCATCGAAGAGGTGCTTGTATTCACTCTTGAATCGAACTAA
- a CDS encoding CPBP family intramembrane glutamic endopeptidase encodes MYNVRTFLRSLVWSQQSGRVRAVWRVLVPVFAGFLALQFVSAAAFTLDLNRGQMMVAGFTGTTVVMTVVLGVSARYLDRRPVREYGYRLSWNWWRDFVAGTGIGTLVVGLTFVIARQTGSLRVASSGLVPDTASLGWLLVFFAAFAGVAFYEEYIYRGSFIMNAVKGLTARGVTRPVGTVVALLASTFAFAVIHLPGAIAADANVALVVVKTGLLGGLFGIAYLRTGELAFPMGLHLGVNYALMNVFGIWAAGTPGVPTLLTVELTGTGLWSPSRGIPLFVAILVGYVLVIAWTRGRDYDCTAQQYNRSTPRHSD; translated from the coding sequence ATGTATAACGTTCGCACCTTCCTTCGGTCGCTTGTCTGGAGTCAGCAGAGTGGCCGGGTGCGTGCCGTCTGGCGCGTGCTCGTTCCGGTATTCGCTGGCTTTCTCGCATTACAGTTCGTGAGCGCGGCGGCGTTCACACTCGACTTGAATCGCGGCCAAATGATGGTGGCCGGGTTCACCGGGACCACCGTCGTGATGACGGTCGTTCTCGGCGTCTCGGCCCGGTATCTCGACCGCCGGCCGGTCCGAGAGTACGGGTACCGCCTGTCGTGGAACTGGTGGCGTGACTTCGTCGCGGGAACCGGAATCGGAACTCTCGTCGTTGGACTGACCTTCGTCATCGCGCGCCAGACCGGTTCGTTGCGGGTAGCTAGTAGTGGACTCGTCCCGGACACAGCTTCTCTGGGATGGTTGCTGGTGTTCTTCGCCGCGTTCGCCGGCGTCGCGTTCTACGAGGAGTACATCTACCGTGGCTCGTTCATCATGAACGCGGTCAAGGGGCTCACGGCCCGCGGCGTCACTCGGCCGGTCGGCACCGTTGTCGCGTTGCTCGCAAGCACGTTCGCGTTCGCCGTCATCCACCTTCCCGGTGCGATTGCTGCGGACGCGAACGTCGCACTCGTCGTCGTGAAGACGGGGCTGCTCGGCGGCTTGTTCGGCATCGCGTATCTCCGAACCGGCGAGCTCGCGTTTCCGATGGGGTTGCACCTCGGCGTGAACTACGCGCTGATGAACGTCTTCGGCATCTGGGCCGCAGGAACACCCGGCGTCCCGACGCTACTGACAGTCGAACTCACCGGAACAGGCCTGTGGAGCCCATCCCGTGGCATTCCGCTCTTCGTAGCGATACTTGTCGGATACGTCCTTGTGATCGCGTGGACACGAGGACGAGATTACGACTGCACTGCCCAGCAATACAACCGCTCCACTCCCAGGCATTCAGACTAA
- a CDS encoding OsmC family protein: protein MSITHGVDVEQLGQAVEAITEEPEGGQFRFRAETEWTDGLQCVTTIDDFDQAGERIHTQEFRVEGDEPEQILGNRTAPNAVELLLAALGSCLSVGYAANAAAMGIELSDLRFELEGDVDLRGFLGISEDVRAGYNTVTCTAYIDADASEDKLAELRDRVEATSPLLDNITNAVPLETDVVPVQRGEQ from the coding sequence ATGAGTATCACTCACGGCGTAGATGTAGAGCAACTCGGCCAAGCGGTCGAAGCAATCACAGAGGAACCTGAAGGTGGCCAATTCCGGTTCCGCGCGGAAACCGAATGGACCGACGGCCTGCAATGTGTGACGACGATCGACGATTTCGATCAGGCCGGCGAACGAATTCACACCCAGGAGTTCCGCGTCGAGGGCGACGAACCGGAACAGATCCTGGGCAACCGGACCGCACCGAATGCGGTCGAGCTCCTGCTCGCCGCCCTTGGATCGTGTCTGAGCGTCGGATACGCGGCCAACGCCGCTGCCATGGGTATTGAACTCAGTGACCTTCGATTCGAACTCGAAGGCGACGTCGATCTCCGGGGATTCCTTGGCATCTCCGAGGACGTCCGCGCCGGGTACAACACGGTGACCTGCACCGCCTACATCGACGCGGATGCGTCGGAGGATAAACTCGCCGAACTCCGAGACCGGGTCGAAGCCACCTCACCGCTGCTGGACAACATCACGAATGCCGTCCCGCTCGAAACCGACGTTGTCCCCGTACAGAGGGGTGAGCAGTAA
- a CDS encoding cupin domain-containing protein, producing MHQAKEDLTVVMETPAAVVQQQPGFGAATEYGELAAEHFQVSAGTDLTPLLKGLHEDTCQCPHWGYVIEGEINVQYSDGTEEVDDAGDLIYWPPGHTLWVDEDTEFILFSPQADHMAVFEHMATKMDE from the coding sequence GTGCACCAAGCAAAAGAAGACCTAACAGTCGTCATGGAGACGCCAGCAGCGGTCGTTCAACAGCAACCGGGGTTCGGAGCCGCGACCGAATACGGCGAACTGGCCGCAGAACACTTCCAGGTGAGCGCGGGAACCGACCTCACTCCCTTGCTGAAAGGACTCCACGAAGATACCTGTCAGTGCCCACACTGGGGATACGTGATAGAGGGCGAAATCAACGTCCAGTATTCCGACGGAACCGAGGAAGTAGACGACGCCGGGGACCTCATCTACTGGCCGCCAGGCCACACACTCTGGGTTGACGAAGACACGGAGTTCATCCTGTTTAGTCCACAGGCGGACCACATGGCGGTCTTCGAACATATGGCAACCAAGATGGACGAATAA
- a CDS encoding MarR family transcriptional regulator, whose amino-acid sequence MYVSKGTNSTPLDDIEFLARSEHRVTVLAALARRPQSRTDLLELTEASSSTIGRTLREFEGRQWIEKDGHQFEATQLGRFVAAGMRELTDRLETEQRLRDVWQWLPSETSGFTIEMASDAVVTVAGADDPYGPVNRFVSLLWETDGFRFVGHDVALLEPCKDELRQRILDGMQTEVIDPPSVARYILSTYKEHCSEPLESGNLTVQMHDELPAYGLSLFDDRIAISGYNTESGTVQVLLDTDAPEAHEWAISAYESYRREARPLALKMAAK is encoded by the coding sequence TTGTATGTATCAAAGGGCACAAATTCTACGCCTCTCGACGATATCGAGTTCCTCGCACGATCAGAACACCGCGTCACAGTATTGGCTGCGCTGGCTAGGCGTCCCCAATCCCGGACTGACCTTCTAGAGCTGACTGAGGCGTCAAGTTCTACGATCGGGCGCACGTTGCGCGAGTTCGAAGGACGTCAGTGGATCGAGAAGGACGGCCACCAGTTCGAGGCCACACAGCTAGGTAGATTCGTCGCGGCGGGCATGCGGGAACTGACCGACCGGCTCGAAACGGAGCAACGGCTTCGGGACGTCTGGCAGTGGCTCCCGTCCGAGACGAGTGGCTTCACCATCGAAATGGCGTCCGATGCGGTCGTGACGGTAGCCGGTGCTGATGACCCGTATGGCCCAGTGAACCGATTCGTGTCGTTGCTCTGGGAAACGGACGGGTTTCGGTTCGTCGGGCACGACGTCGCCCTGCTGGAGCCGTGTAAAGACGAGCTCCGTCAGCGAATCCTCGACGGCATGCAGACGGAGGTCATCGACCCGCCAAGCGTCGCTCGATACATCCTCTCGACGTACAAGGAACACTGTTCAGAGCCGCTGGAGAGCGGTAATCTAACGGTCCAGATGCACGATGAGTTGCCCGCCTACGGACTCAGTCTCTTCGACGACCGAATCGCAATCAGCGGCTACAACACGGAGAGCGGGACGGTCCAAGTATTGCTCGATACCGATGCACCGGAGGCACACGAGTGGGCGATATCGGCGTACGAATCCTACCGACGCGAAGCGCGACCACTCGCCCTCAAAATGGCAGCAAAGTGA
- a CDS encoding FAD-binding oxidoreductase, with protein sequence MAVHAPPVDDNAVSDLQKQFRGTLLRPNDDGYDEARTIWNAMIDREPALIAQCASVTDVIASVNFATEHGLTLAVKGGGHNAAGNAVCDGGLVIDLSRMKSVRVKPETRTVRVEPGVLLGELDHETQAFGLATPAGIVSTTGVAGLTLGGGWGWLSRSYGLTIDNLRSADIVTADGELLHASEDENEDLFWGIRGGGGNFGIVTSFEFDCHKVGPEVLGGPIFHPFEDATDLLRFHREFTSEAPDELCCYVAITAAPLEPFIPEELHGTTVVAFIMCYSGPIEEGEQVVEPLREFGDPIADLVGPMPFTGLQQLFDEDLKAGARNYWKTQLVEPLSDEAIDIVVDRARTRPTPSSDIVLEHLGGAIARVSPDTTAFRHRDAAFSFNVFPRWTDPEKDEAHISWAQEFMDAIAPFASDGVAVNFLSQEGDERVKAAYGANYERLATLKNEYDPENLFQMNQNIEPSI encoded by the coding sequence ATGGCAGTTCATGCACCCCCGGTAGACGACAACGCAGTTAGCGACCTTCAGAAACAGTTTCGTGGGACGCTGCTCCGTCCGAACGACGACGGGTACGACGAGGCTCGGACGATCTGGAACGCGATGATCGACCGGGAGCCCGCACTCATCGCTCAGTGCGCAAGCGTCACGGACGTAATCGCGTCAGTGAACTTCGCCACCGAACATGGCCTTACCCTCGCTGTCAAAGGCGGTGGGCACAACGCTGCCGGCAACGCCGTATGCGACGGTGGTCTCGTGATCGATCTCTCTCGGATGAAATCAGTGCGGGTCAAACCCGAAACCCGAACCGTCCGGGTTGAACCCGGTGTCCTTCTCGGTGAACTCGATCACGAGACGCAGGCGTTCGGTCTCGCCACGCCTGCCGGTATCGTCTCGACGACCGGCGTCGCCGGACTCACACTGGGTGGAGGGTGGGGATGGCTCAGTCGATCGTATGGCCTCACGATCGATAATCTCCGGTCAGCGGACATCGTTACTGCAGACGGGGAGTTGCTGCACGCGAGCGAAGACGAAAACGAGGATCTCTTCTGGGGAATCCGCGGTGGCGGCGGCAACTTCGGGATCGTTACTTCGTTCGAGTTCGACTGTCACAAGGTCGGCCCGGAAGTGCTCGGTGGTCCGATCTTCCACCCGTTCGAGGATGCCACGGATCTTCTCCGGTTCCACCGTGAGTTCACGTCTGAAGCACCGGACGAACTCTGTTGCTATGTCGCAATCACGGCGGCACCGCTGGAACCGTTCATCCCAGAGGAACTGCACGGGACGACGGTCGTCGCCTTCATCATGTGCTACTCGGGCCCTATCGAAGAGGGCGAGCAGGTCGTCGAACCGCTCCGAGAATTCGGCGATCCGATCGCCGATCTCGTCGGGCCCATGCCGTTCACCGGCTTACAACAGCTGTTCGACGAGGACTTGAAGGCAGGCGCTCGGAACTACTGGAAGACACAACTGGTGGAACCGCTCTCCGATGAAGCGATCGACATCGTCGTAGACCGGGCACGAACCCGCCCGACACCGTCCAGCGACATCGTACTAGAGCATCTCGGCGGCGCGATCGCGCGGGTTTCCCCCGACACGACGGCGTTTCGGCACCGAGATGCCGCGTTTTCCTTCAACGTCTTCCCGCGCTGGACCGATCCCGAGAAGGACGAGGCTCACATCTCCTGGGCCCAAGAGTTCATGGACGCCATCGCCCCGTTCGCATCGGATGGGGTCGCAGTGAACTTCCTCAGTCAGGAAGGTGACGAACGAGTGAAGGCCGCGTACGGTGCCAACTACGAGCGGTTGGCCACACTCAAAAACGAGTACGATCCCGAGAACCTGTTCCAGATGAATCAGAATATCGAGCCGAGCATCTAA
- a CDS encoding methyltransferase domain-containing protein has protein sequence MSKSLDVDKLEREVKTVYRNVAEAPTDEHHFEMGRPLAKRLGYPASDLDRVPAEAIDSFAGVGYHFDLADIQEGDDVLDLGSGSGMDAFVAALHVGDAGSVSGLDMTDEQLEKARRLRDEAGMENVSFEQGYIEDLPFADESFDVVVSNGVINLSAEKEHVFAEVNRILRPDGRLALSDIISETRMPESIKSNADLWAACIGGAEQVTDYTDMIETPGFEDVEVRENPQYEFISDRATNACQKYGVKSISLGARKSHQ, from the coding sequence ATGTCGAAATCACTCGACGTCGATAAGCTAGAGCGAGAAGTCAAGACCGTCTACCGGAACGTCGCAGAAGCGCCGACCGACGAGCATCACTTCGAGATGGGACGCCCGCTAGCGAAGCGGCTCGGCTATCCGGCTTCTGATCTCGATCGAGTGCCAGCAGAGGCTATCGACTCCTTCGCTGGCGTTGGATATCACTTCGACCTCGCCGACATCCAGGAGGGAGACGACGTGCTTGACTTGGGCAGCGGCTCGGGCATGGATGCCTTCGTCGCGGCGCTTCACGTCGGTGACGCTGGGAGCGTGAGTGGGCTGGACATGACCGATGAGCAACTGGAGAAGGCACGGCGGCTCCGCGACGAGGCCGGGATGGAGAACGTCTCGTTCGAACAGGGGTACATCGAAGACCTCCCGTTCGCCGACGAGTCGTTCGACGTCGTTGTATCCAATGGCGTCATCAATCTCTCTGCCGAGAAAGAGCACGTCTTCGCGGAGGTGAATCGCATACTCAGGCCAGATGGCCGGTTGGCACTCTCCGATATCATCAGCGAAACCCGGATGCCCGAGAGCATCAAATCCAACGCGGATCTCTGGGCGGCCTGCATCGGTGGTGCCGAACAGGTCACCGACTATACCGATATGATCGAAACGCCCGGCTTCGAAGACGTCGAAGTCCGAGAGAATCCACAGTACGAGTTCATCTCGGATCGAGCGACGAACGCGTGCCAGAAGTACGGCGTGAAAAGCATCTCGCTGGGCGCTCGAAAGAGTCATCAATAA
- a CDS encoding DUF2182 domain-containing protein: MTTVGDRSRQLLRSTGKLFGDHFNRRIPTVALVTYVIALLAWGVVIGRWLPMPGGARDMQMSDPGAPEAMALSNGVTGIGLYLLMWGVMMVAMMYPSSVPLFRLYAKTLEGTTATGKAARVGAVMGTYALLWTLTGVVPLIVNTVVPVGTLATEHGGLLLGGTLLLLAGYQLSPYKDRCLRQCRSPLGFLMGHHQPGVRGAIRMSWEFSIFCVGCCWALFAFMVVVGSMNIVWMALIAILLSLERTVSWGTQLAKGVGVVAGIAGSALILVTFV, from the coding sequence ATGACGACGGTGGGAGACCGCTCCCGCCAATTGCTCAGGTCCACAGGGAAATTGTTCGGCGATCATTTCAACCGCCGGATCCCGACTGTCGCACTCGTCACCTACGTGATCGCGTTGCTCGCGTGGGGGGTGGTCATCGGCCGCTGGCTCCCGATGCCGGGCGGAGCGAGAGACATGCAGATGTCCGATCCTGGAGCGCCGGAAGCGATGGCGCTTTCGAACGGGGTGACCGGAATCGGACTCTACCTGCTCATGTGGGGCGTGATGATGGTCGCAATGATGTATCCGTCCTCGGTCCCGTTGTTCCGACTCTACGCCAAGACGCTTGAGGGAACAACTGCTACAGGAAAAGCAGCACGGGTTGGGGCGGTTATGGGAACATACGCACTCCTGTGGACGCTGACAGGGGTTGTTCCCCTCATCGTCAACACCGTGGTGCCAGTTGGCACCCTTGCGACTGAACATGGCGGGCTTCTGTTGGGCGGGACACTACTGCTCCTAGCAGGGTATCAACTCTCGCCGTACAAAGACCGTTGTCTGCGCCAGTGCCGGTCGCCGCTCGGCTTCCTGATGGGTCACCACCAGCCGGGCGTTCGTGGGGCCATCCGTATGAGCTGGGAGTTCAGCATCTTCTGCGTCGGGTGCTGTTGGGCCCTGTTCGCGTTTATGGTGGTCGTCGGTTCGATGAATATCGTCTGGATGGCGCTCATTGCGATCCTGCTTTCGCTCGAACGAACGGTTTCATGGGGAACACAGCTGGCTAAGGGTGTTGGCGTAGTCGCTGGCATCGCTGGGAGTGCCCTCATCTTGGTCACCTTCGTGTAG
- a CDS encoding alpha/beta hydrolase: MPYIQCNGADLYYEDHGEGQPIVFLHGVMCGLRYFESQLTGLSSEYRTIAIDFRGHGRSEKTDLGHTVAQYARDVHNFVEQRDLENVVFVGWSMGAFVSWDYVDQFGTDRVRGLVDVDIEASRFQWDDYEYGLTDLEGLKDVLALAQADRTSLLDRFTEQVFKNPTAEARALQFDEMSRTPAPVKSAILFDALTRDYRDVLPEIDVPLLVCAGAGETRGPIVAVKHVADLVPDAKFERFEDSGHCPPFEEPERFNRVVSHFINSL; the protein is encoded by the coding sequence ATGCCATACATCCAGTGTAACGGGGCGGATCTCTATTACGAGGATCACGGAGAGGGCCAGCCGATCGTTTTTCTCCACGGCGTCATGTGCGGTCTCCGCTATTTCGAGTCGCAGTTGACTGGACTCTCAAGCGAGTACCGAACGATCGCTATTGATTTCCGGGGGCACGGTCGGTCGGAAAAGACGGATCTCGGGCACACGGTCGCGCAGTACGCCCGCGATGTCCACAACTTCGTCGAACAGCGAGATCTTGAGAATGTGGTCTTCGTTGGCTGGTCGATGGGTGCGTTCGTCTCGTGGGACTACGTGGATCAATTCGGTACAGACCGAGTACGGGGACTGGTCGATGTCGATATCGAGGCATCGCGGTTCCAGTGGGACGACTACGAGTATGGACTCACCGATCTGGAGGGTCTCAAAGACGTGCTCGCATTGGCTCAGGCCGACCGGACGAGCCTCCTCGACCGCTTCACGGAGCAGGTTTTCAAGAATCCCACTGCCGAGGCGAGAGCGTTACAGTTCGACGAGATGTCTCGAACTCCAGCACCGGTCAAAAGTGCCATCCTGTTCGACGCGCTCACCCGCGATTATCGGGACGTTCTTCCCGAAATCGACGTTCCGCTGTTGGTCTGCGCCGGCGCGGGCGAAACACGGGGACCGATCGTGGCCGTGAAACACGTCGCGGATCTCGTTCCAGACGCCAAGTTTGAACGCTTCGAAGACAGCGGTCACTGTCCCCCGTTCGAGGAACCGGAGCGGTTCAATCGGGTGGTGAGCCACTTCATCAACTCGCTGTGA
- a CDS encoding class I SAM-dependent methyltransferase yields MNDNIQSVDYEGITEGQREMWSSGDFNEIARQNVVMAEALCEAVDPHPGQRVLDVACGSGTAALIAERRYCDVTGLDYVPGLIERAKTRARANGQEIDFQVGDVQDMPFPDDSFDAVLSVYGVQFAPDQERAAHELLRVCKPGGKIGLAGPIPDGWSGDWFAAHAQYVPPPPDVPSPFRWGTDEGLKELLGASTRSIESDRRSALQYYRSIDHAVDVFNTYFGPTIQALKMLDTNSKERFRTDLGKVFDRYNHATDGTAIVENQYLQTVATPV; encoded by the coding sequence ATGAACGATAATATCCAGTCAGTTGATTACGAGGGCATTACGGAGGGTCAACGGGAGATGTGGTCGAGCGGCGATTTCAACGAAATTGCCCGCCAAAACGTCGTCATGGCCGAGGCACTCTGTGAAGCCGTCGATCCACATCCCGGACAACGAGTCCTGGACGTGGCGTGTGGGAGCGGCACAGCGGCGCTAATCGCGGAGCGACGGTACTGTGACGTCACGGGCCTCGACTACGTACCTGGATTGATCGAACGAGCGAAAACCCGGGCGCGGGCCAACGGACAAGAGATCGACTTCCAGGTTGGTGATGTCCAGGACATGCCCTTCCCCGACGACAGCTTCGACGCGGTACTCTCGGTGTACGGCGTACAGTTCGCACCCGATCAGGAACGGGCGGCACATGAACTGCTTCGGGTGTGCAAACCGGGCGGCAAAATCGGTCTGGCGGGTCCTATTCCCGACGGGTGGAGCGGCGACTGGTTCGCTGCTCATGCGCAATACGTTCCTCCACCACCCGATGTCCCATCGCCCTTCCGCTGGGGCACCGACGAGGGGCTCAAGGAGCTACTCGGCGCTAGCACTCGGTCGATCGAAAGTGACCGACGATCTGCGCTCCAGTACTATCGGTCGATCGACCATGCGGTGGACGTGTTCAACACGTACTTCGGCCCGACAATCCAGGCGCTCAAGATGCTTGATACTAATTCGAAAGAGCGCTTCCGAACTGACCTCGGGAAAGTATTCGACCGTTATAACCATGCGACGGATGGGACTGCAATCGTCGAGAATCAGTACCTACAGACCGTTGCAACTCCCGTGTAG
- a CDS encoding class I SAM-dependent methyltransferase, which produces MQSSNPGEQVNPKENTNSESTERDQSVQRRSMSAEEIADAYADVADKLARWQRLDRLFAGRYRRRQFEHANGRVLDVACGTGKNFSYLPPSVELVGIDISTDMLAHARDELDRLGLDGTVHQMDAQALDFPDDSFDTVISSFSTCTFPDPIAVLHEMERVCTPDGEILLVEHSRSNIAPLAWLQDWRAESHYEKNGCRLNHDPLATVKQAGLPVKNVSNAFFGLVTAIEATPR; this is translated from the coding sequence ATGCAATCGAGCAATCCAGGTGAACAGGTAAATCCGAAGGAAAACACGAACAGTGAGAGTACCGAGCGAGACCAGTCGGTGCAAAGACGGTCGATGTCGGCCGAAGAAATCGCCGACGCGTACGCAGACGTAGCTGACAAACTCGCACGGTGGCAGCGACTCGACCGGCTGTTCGCTGGTCGGTATCGTCGCCGCCAGTTCGAGCACGCGAACGGCCGAGTGCTTGATGTCGCCTGCGGTACAGGGAAGAACTTCAGCTATCTCCCACCGTCAGTCGAACTCGTCGGTATCGACATCAGCACCGACATGCTCGCCCACGCACGTGACGAACTCGACAGACTCGGTCTGGACGGCACTGTCCACCAGATGGACGCCCAGGCACTCGACTTCCCTGACGATAGCTTCGACACGGTTATCTCGTCGTTTTCCACATGCACGTTCCCCGACCCAATCGCGGTGCTCCACGAGATGGAGCGGGTCTGCACCCCCGACGGCGAGATTCTGCTGGTCGAACACAGTCGTAGCAATATTGCTCCACTTGCCTGGCTTCAGGACTGGCGCGCCGAGTCCCACTACGAGAAGAACGGCTGCCGGTTGAATCACGACCCGCTGGCGACCGTCAAACAGGCGGGACTCCCGGTCAAGAACGTCTCTAATGCGTTCTTCGGTCTCGTCACCGCCATCGAAGCCACTCCGAGGTGA
- a CDS encoding DUF1326 domain-containing protein codes for MLESPDDNICTVSFAWHIEDGHYGDVDLSGLHAAMLIRSEEGVLFDPDTAWQMVVIIDETADDDQQAALEDILSGRAGGIFAVAADTHVESAEVAAAPFSFTRDGADFSVEVGDMISMEVAGKYGFNEELGRIAPHPFTKSLEMSTGKSTTATVEYNDEFTWDVSENNAFFCDFELANA; via the coding sequence GTGTTGGAATCTCCAGACGATAATATCTGTACGGTCTCGTTCGCGTGGCATATCGAAGACGGCCACTACGGTGATGTCGATTTGAGTGGCCTCCACGCTGCGATGCTCATCCGGAGCGAAGAGGGAGTCCTGTTCGATCCGGATACTGCCTGGCAAATGGTGGTCATCATCGACGAGACGGCCGACGACGACCAGCAGGCCGCTCTCGAAGACATCTTATCGGGCCGGGCCGGCGGCATCTTCGCGGTCGCTGCCGATACCCACGTCGAAAGTGCCGAGGTCGCGGCCGCCCCGTTCTCATTCACCCGGGATGGGGCAGATTTCTCTGTCGAGGTCGGTGATATGATCTCCATGGAGGTGGCCGGGAAATACGGCTTCAACGAGGAACTCGGAAGGATCGCACCCCATCCATTCACGAAGAGTCTGGAGATGTCTACCGGGAAATCCACCACTGCCACGGTCGAATACAACGACGAATTCACGTGGGACGTCTCGGAGAACAACGCGTTCTTCTGTGATTTCGAGTTAGCGAACGCATGA